One genomic segment of Gemmatimonadales bacterium includes these proteins:
- a CDS encoding PBP1A family penicillin-binding protein — protein MLRSLLATLRDTLLRWWRTPKIRRGVILSILGVMVFGAALGAGIWLRACSGNRCPSIEGLDSYDPDQASKVYAADGRLITDLGKERRTVVSLQEMSPALVAAFIATEDKRFYQHHGVDWIRFFGAVKANILAGGVTEGFSTITMQLAGNLFPEDLNRRVRSYDRKIRESKVARQIEDRYSKDKILELYLNQIDLGNRAFGVEAASQRYFGKSSRDLNVAEAATLAAMPKAPSRYNPRRHPARAIQRRNLILNLLADQGSITQEEANRWKAYPLLLSSRDDFSGVAEYFVEYIRQQLDARFGPRLYTDGLRIYTTLDLEVQQAAERALESQLSSIEAGAYGPYKHPTYAAYLEKKAESEDEIGPAQSPYLQGLAVTLEAKTGYILAMVGGRDFEDSKFNRATQALRQPGSTFKPIVYTAGVRAGVPLSTVMVDEPITVEMPGIQEPWEPQNYDNTFAGPMPLRQALYKSVNIIAIKLGMEIGEEAVIAEATRFGLVASPIPAVPSIHLGSAVVKPLELIAAYTAFANQGERATPMGILRVEDRQGNILWQPKPRLEPVMDPPLAWIMNGALQDVVRRGTGTRAVTGISFPVGGKTGTTNDGNDVWFVGYTSDLVTGFWFGFDAPEKIKTNAQGGLLAAPAWQQMMTEVYERRPTPGGWPQPDGLVSAEIDRTTGFRASPYCPTAVRATEWFLPGSEPNEACPVHLPFGRSTEVEAAPVEPAPDGQ, from the coding sequence ATGCTCCGTTCCCTGCTGGCCACCCTCCGCGACACCCTCCTCCGGTGGTGGCGTACCCCCAAAATCCGCCGGGGTGTCATCCTCTCCATCCTCGGCGTGATGGTCTTCGGGGCCGCCCTCGGCGCCGGCATCTGGCTGCGCGCCTGCTCCGGTAACCGCTGTCCCTCCATCGAGGGACTCGACAGCTACGACCCTGACCAGGCTTCCAAGGTCTATGCCGCCGACGGCCGCCTCATCACCGACCTCGGCAAGGAGCGGCGCACCGTCGTCAGCCTGCAGGAGATGTCGCCGGCGCTCGTCGCCGCCTTCATCGCCACCGAGGACAAGCGCTTCTACCAGCACCACGGCGTCGACTGGATCCGCTTCTTCGGCGCGGTCAAGGCCAACATTTTGGCGGGGGGCGTCACCGAGGGGTTCTCGACCATCACCATGCAGCTGGCGGGCAATCTCTTCCCGGAAGACCTGAACCGCCGGGTGCGGTCGTACGACCGGAAGATCCGGGAATCGAAGGTGGCGCGGCAGATCGAGGACCGGTACAGCAAGGACAAGATCCTCGAGCTCTATCTCAACCAGATCGATCTCGGCAACCGGGCGTTCGGCGTCGAGGCGGCGTCACAGCGCTACTTCGGCAAGTCGTCCCGCGATCTCAACGTGGCGGAGGCGGCCACCCTTGCCGCCATGCCCAAGGCGCCGAGCCGCTACAACCCGCGCCGTCACCCGGCACGCGCCATCCAGCGCCGGAACCTGATCCTGAATCTCCTGGCCGACCAAGGATCGATCACGCAGGAGGAGGCGAATCGCTGGAAGGCGTATCCCCTCCTGCTCTCCTCGCGCGACGATTTCAGCGGCGTGGCCGAGTATTTCGTCGAGTACATCCGCCAGCAGCTCGACGCCCGGTTCGGGCCCCGGCTCTACACCGACGGGCTCCGGATCTACACCACCCTCGATCTCGAGGTGCAGCAGGCGGCGGAGCGGGCGCTCGAGTCGCAACTCAGCTCCATCGAGGCGGGGGCGTACGGCCCGTACAAGCACCCGACCTATGCCGCCTATCTCGAGAAGAAGGCGGAGTCGGAAGACGAGATCGGGCCCGCCCAGTCGCCCTATCTGCAGGGCCTGGCGGTCACCCTCGAGGCAAAGACCGGCTACATCCTGGCCATGGTGGGTGGGCGCGACTTCGAGGACAGCAAGTTCAACCGCGCCACCCAGGCGCTGCGACAGCCCGGCTCCACCTTCAAGCCGATCGTGTACACCGCCGGCGTGCGGGCCGGCGTGCCGCTCTCCACGGTGATGGTGGACGAGCCGATCACCGTGGAGATGCCGGGCATCCAGGAGCCGTGGGAGCCGCAGAACTACGACAACACCTTCGCCGGGCCGATGCCGCTCCGGCAGGCGCTCTACAAGTCGGTCAACATCATCGCCATCAAGCTCGGCATGGAAATCGGCGAGGAGGCGGTCATCGCGGAGGCCACCCGCTTCGGCCTCGTGGCCTCGCCCATCCCGGCCGTCCCCTCGATCCACCTCGGCTCGGCGGTGGTCAAGCCGCTCGAACTGATTGCGGCCTACACCGCCTTCGCCAACCAGGGGGAGCGGGCCACGCCGATGGGGATCCTGCGGGTGGAGGATCGCCAGGGGAACATCCTCTGGCAGCCGAAGCCCCGGCTGGAACCGGTCATGGACCCGCCGCTTGCGTGGATCATGAACGGCGCGCTGCAGGATGTGGTGCGCCGCGGCACCGGCACCCGCGCCGTGACCGGCATCAGCTTCCCCGTCGGCGGGAAGACGGGCACCACCAACGACGGCAACGACGTCTGGTTCGTCGGCTACACGTCGGACCTCGTTACCGGATTCTGGTTCGGGTTCGATGCGCCGGAGAAGATCAAGACCAACGCGCAGGGTGGTCTCCTCGCCGCGCCGGCGTGGCAGCAGATGATGACCGAGGTGTACGAACGGCGCCCCACCCCCGGCGGCTGGCCCCAGCCCGATGGCCTCGTGAGCGCCGAAATCGACCGCACCACCGGCTTCCGCGCGTCGCCCTACTGCCCGACGGCGGTGCGGGCCACCGAGTGGTTCCTGCCGGGCAGCGAGCCGAACGAGGCCTGCCCGGTGCACCTGCCCTTCGGCCGGTCCACCGAAGTCGAAGCCGCCCCAGTCGAGCCCGCGCCCGACGGCCAGTAA
- the tyrS gene encoding tyrosine--tRNA ligase yields the protein MPTLLDTMTARGLVHDATPGLQARLGEGPVTAYIGFDPTADSLHVGSLLPVMGLAWLQRSGGRPIALVGGGTGMVGDPSGKRDERPILSVEVLDRNSAALKAQLAHFLDFEGPTAARVMNNADWLRNLGLMDFLRDTGKHFTVNYMLQKESVQSRMETGISFTEFTYMLVQAYDFWHLFRQAGCELQMGGSDQWGNITAGIELIGRREQGSAHGLVMPLLTTAAGAKFGKSEDGNVWLDPARTSPYKFYQFWLNTDDRDVERLLNFFTFLSGDEIAVAMTEQAADPSRRSAQRLLAQDITTRVHGADTTARVIAASAILFGGTDLRTADAGVFEVLSGEMPTTALPAGMLDTGLPLVDALVTAGLATSKSDARRGIQGKGYAVNGEKTDDVERMLTSGDLLAGGYVMLQKGKKNYGLLRVGE from the coding sequence ATGCCCACCCTTCTCGACACCATGACCGCCCGGGGCCTCGTCCACGACGCCACCCCCGGGCTGCAGGCCCGCCTCGGTGAGGGGCCGGTCACCGCCTACATCGGGTTCGACCCGACCGCCGACTCCCTGCATGTGGGGAGCCTCCTCCCGGTCATGGGCCTGGCCTGGCTCCAGCGGTCCGGGGGACGTCCGATTGCCCTGGTCGGCGGGGGCACCGGCATGGTCGGCGATCCGAGCGGGAAGCGGGACGAGCGGCCGATTCTCTCCGTCGAGGTCCTCGACCGAAACTCCGCCGCGCTCAAGGCCCAGCTGGCCCACTTCCTCGATTTCGAGGGGCCGACCGCTGCCCGCGTCATGAACAACGCCGACTGGCTCCGGAACCTGGGGCTGATGGATTTCCTGCGCGACACCGGCAAGCACTTCACGGTCAACTACATGCTGCAGAAGGAATCGGTCCAGAGTCGGATGGAGACCGGCATCAGCTTCACGGAATTCACCTACATGCTGGTGCAGGCCTACGACTTCTGGCACCTCTTCCGCCAGGCGGGGTGCGAGCTGCAGATGGGCGGCAGCGACCAGTGGGGCAACATCACGGCGGGGATCGAGCTCATCGGGAGGCGGGAACAGGGGAGCGCCCACGGGCTCGTGATGCCACTCCTGACCACGGCGGCCGGCGCCAAGTTCGGGAAGAGCGAGGACGGAAACGTCTGGCTCGACCCGGCGCGCACCAGCCCCTACAAGTTCTACCAGTTCTGGCTCAACACCGACGACCGGGACGTGGAGCGGCTCCTCAACTTCTTCACCTTCCTCTCGGGTGACGAGATCGCCGTGGCGATGACCGAACAGGCCGCCGACCCGAGCCGCCGCTCCGCCCAGCGTCTCCTCGCGCAGGACATCACCACGCGGGTGCATGGTGCGGACACCACCGCGCGTGTCATCGCCGCGAGCGCCATCCTCTTCGGCGGTACCGACCTGCGCACCGCCGACGCCGGCGTGTTCGAGGTGCTGAGCGGCGAGATGCCGACCACCGCGCTGCCCGCCGGGATGCTCGACACCGGCCTCCCGCTGGTGGACGCGCTGGTGACCGCCGGCCTGGCCACCTCCAAGAGCGACGCGCGGCGCGGTATCCAGGGGAAGGGCTACGCCGTCAACGGCGAGAAGACCGACGACGTGGAGCGGATGCTGACCTCGGGGGACCTGCTCGCCGGCGGGTACGTGATGCTGCAGAAGGGGAAGAAGAATTACGGGCTGCTGCGGGTCGGGGAGTAG